CGGGGGCGGTTCAGATCACCGTGCGCAGGTCGGCGACGCATTCCTCGGCGCTTTGCTGGTGACGCAGGGCCACGCGCAGCTTGCCTTCGGCGTCGATGATGTAGGTCAACGCGGTGTGGTCCATGGTGTAGGACGAGCCGGTCGGGACCTTCTGGTAGAACACCTTGAACGACTGCGCCGCGGCGCGGGTCTGCTCGGCGTCGCCGCGCAGGCCGACGAACGCGGGGTCGAAGGCCTGCATGTAGGCCTGCAGGATCTCCGGCGTGTCGCGCTCGGGGTCGACGGTGATGAACAGCACCTGCAGCTTGGCGGCGTCCGCGCCCAGCAGGTTCTTGATCTCCAGCGCGCGGGTCAGCGCGGTGGGGCAGATGTCCGGGCATTGGGTGAAGCCGAAGAACAGCATCACGGTCTTGCCGCGGTAGTCGGCCAGCTGGCGTTGCCGGCCCTCGGTGTCTCGCAGCTGGAAATCGCCGGTGGGCATGCTGGCCAGGTCCATGCCGTTGAGCTTGGGGGCGTCGGGGCCGCAGCCGGCCAGCGGCAGCAGGGCCAGGGCCGAGAGCAGCCGGCGCCGGTGGCGGTCGGGCGCCGGCGCGGCGCCCGCGGGGGCGCGCGAAAGGGGGGAATGCATGAAAGCCTCGTCGGTTGACGGTTCGCAAGGGCGCGGCGGGGCCGCGCGGAAAAGCGGAGTCAGGCGGCGAGGGGCGGGGCGCGCGAGCCCAGCGGCGGCCCTTGGGCCGGTTGCACCGGCGCCGCCACGTGGGCCGGCGGGAAGGGCGCGGCGCGGGAGACGGCGAGCGCCAGCGGCGCGGTCTGCGCGGCGGGCGCCGGGGTGACGTGCGCCAGCAGGCCGAACGGGCATTGCGCGCCGGTGTCGGCGCTGGAGTGGCCGGCGCCGCCGCGCTTGCCGTCGGGCGAGAGCGCGATCTTGAGGGTGGCCAGGTCGCCGGCGGCCGAGCAGAAGGTCACCTCGAGCCGGCCGTCGTGCAGCGCGCGGGCGTCGGGCATGTAGCCCGTCGGCACCAGGGCGCGCAGCAGTATCGCCAGGAACGCCAGCCACAGCACGCCCCGGACGCGCGGGGCGCCGGCGGTTCGCGAGGGATGGGTCAGGGCGGACATGCAGCGATTGTAGGCCGAGCGGCCGAGGACGGCTTCAGGTGTCGGGATCGAGGCGCCGGATCAGGGCGATGTAGCGGCGCCGCGCCTGGTCGGCGGGCAGGCCGGCCAGCAGGCGCCAGGTGGCCAGCTCGACCTGTTCGCGCACGCTGGCGTCCGGCGCATCCTGCGGCGGCGCGTCGCCGCGCCGGGCCTGCTGCTCGTAGGCATACAGCCGGATGGCGACGCTGGTGGACGGCGCCTGCGGCAGGGCGCGCAACGCGATCACGGCGGCCTCGAACGCGTCTTCCAGGTCT
The window above is part of the Achromobacter deleyi genome. Proteins encoded here:
- a CDS encoding SCO family protein — encoded protein: MHSPLSRAPAGAAPAPDRHRRRLLSALALLPLAGCGPDAPKLNGMDLASMPTGDFQLRDTEGRQRQLADYRGKTVMLFFGFTQCPDICPTALTRALEIKNLLGADAAKLQVLFITVDPERDTPEILQAYMQAFDPAFVGLRGDAEQTRAAAQSFKVFYQKVPTGSSYTMDHTALTYIIDAEGKLRVALRHQQSAEECVADLRTVI
- a CDS encoding DUF2946 domain-containing protein; protein product: MSALTHPSRTAGAPRVRGVLWLAFLAILLRALVPTGYMPDARALHDGRLEVTFCSAAGDLATLKIALSPDGKRGGAGHSSADTGAQCPFGLLAHVTPAPAAQTAPLALAVSRAAPFPPAHVAAPVQPAQGPPLGSRAPPLAA